A region of the Bdellovibrio sp. ArHS genome:
TAGCGGGAGCCCAGGAAGTTTGCACCGTCGATGTTTCGCAAAACTTTATCGACTGGAGCAAAAAGAATTTCGAGATCAACGGTTTGAATCCCGAAGACGACAAGTACGAGTTCTGGGTTCAAGACTGCATCCTTTTCTTAAAGGGTACGATTCGCCGTAAAAGAAAATTCAATTTGATTATCTGTGATCCGCCGTCCTTTGGTCGCTCTAAAAACGGCGTATTTTCAATCAGCAAAAACTTCGACGAACTTTTGATTAATGCTCTGTACTGCCTGGAAAAAAATGGTCTGCTGTTGTTCTGCACGAACTACGAAAAATGGACAACGGGAGACCTGCATCTGAAGTTGAACAAACTGAAAAAAGATTTTTCGTTTAAAATTTTGCCAGCACCAGCGCAGGGCGTGGACTTTGAGCTCCCCGATCAGGAGCCCTTGATGAAGTCTCTTATTCTTAGAAAAAACTAAAATACGATCTTAGGGATAAAAGTCGTATTTCACCTGCACCCGCTTTTCACCTTGCAGACCCATCTTCGAGCCGCTGGCATAAGGTGGGACCGTGCGTTTCACAATCTTTTTCGCTTTAGGGAAAGGCTTCTCGTCAACGAAGCAGTCAAAGCGTTTGTCCTTACACATCCTTGCAAAGTCGGCTTTCTGATTTTTCAACACGAACAATTCAACTGCCTTGGTCATCTTTTCCAAGGTCTGCACATCCTGTCCATCGACAACAATTCCGCCCGGCTTTGAGGTCGTTTCAGAAGTCTTTTTTTCCGCCTTTTTCGTCTTGTCCGCGGACGAGGACTTTAGATCATGGAACTCATCCCAATTCGCTGTTTCTTTTTTTTGCGTGGCACAACCACAAATTACAAGCAGAGCTGCTAAGACAAAAAATTTTTTCATCACTTCACCCATTCAGACCAAAGCTGTTTTTCGCCGCGCGGATTGGCTTTTGCGTACTCGTAAAACTGACGAACAAATTCCGCACGTTCTTTTTGATAAGGATACTTCCAATCCTTCGGATCACCGACCGCCAAGACATCATAGTCGTTACTAAGCTTTTTGTTTCTTTCGACAATGTCATCGAAAGAAACGTAACGAGCATTGATCAGCATGTCGTACAAAACCATGAAGGTCGTGGTTCGCCCCTTCCCTGCTCGACAATGAAAATGCACCCACGAATTTTCCGGCAGCACACGAAAGGCTTCGATGAACCGATCCACCTCAGAATCGACCGGGCGCACATGATCCGTCACCGTAAGGCGCACGTACTGATGACCTGCGCTGCGAACCATGCTCTCTTCGGTTTCAATACTCTTAATCAAAGTGCCGGCCACCTTTTCTCCGACTCGCAGATCGCCCAATAGGCGACGTTCCCGCCGAACGGCCTCATCATGATTTAAATCCGCATTGGCCCAGTCACGATCCGCCTGCCACGTCACTGGCGTATCATTGATCAGGCCGTGTGACTCTTGCCGCAAATCAAAGACGTATAATGATGACTTGTTCTTTTTAACGGGTTTGCCTACCTGCCGCAAAGCCTTCGGGTCCAAAGTCGCGCTTCCGGAAATTCTCAGGTCCTCGTTCTTTCGATAGTTCACGGCACTGCCGCCGGCATACTTTTTATCAAAAACCAGCTCCACCGGCTCGGTCGGCTGCGGTTTGGTCATAAAAAATGAGGACTTTGGCGCCGGCGTGATCTCGGAGTCGCCCCCACCGCTTTGCAGACTCTTTTCCGCGCAGGAGGACAATAACAATAAAGAAAGCATCAAGGATGTTATTTTCATAGTTGTTCTACCTCACTCTCTGTTTAGAGTAAGGGTATTCTGGACTCGCGTCCACCTCAAAGCTTCTTTAATCTGAAGGTATGAAATACCTTTTTCTTCCTTTCGCCTTCGTTCTTTGCGCCTCTTCTTACGCCCAGACTTCACAAGAGCTTACAAATATCGTGCGCTGTCACGAATCCTTAAATGACAAATCAGAGGGGCAAAGTCAGAAGTTGGGACTGGAATCCCCCACTCCCATCGCGCTTCCCTGGGGGAAGACTATTTATTTTATCACCGACTCATCGATCTACTCGATCGAGCACAAATTTGCCGGTCAAGATGTGGTTTTCCATTTAGAGGATAACAAAACGCCTTATGTGAAAATGGGTTTTCAGAAAGATGGCAGTCTGGGCGGAATATCCTATGCCGAGTTAAGCAAAGAAGAAAAAGGAAAGGCGATTGCCCCCAAAGCGAAGCTGGATCAGGCGACTTTGCATGTCTTCAAGAAAGAACTTGTGCGCAGAATGAACAGTGTCACGGGGGAATATCAGAATAAATACGACCCTCAAGGCACCATCGATGCCCTGTCTGAATGTCGTAAAGTCAACGATCCGGAACTTCAAAAAAGTTTAGACAAACAACTTCCCTTTTATGAGAAGCTGTTAAAAAAAGCGGGTAAAAATAAATATCAAAAAGACTCTTCTGGAAAAAAGTAACGCAAAGAAATTAGGCCTGCAAAGTCCCGCGATCAAAAAGTTCCTGCAGGTATTGCACCGCTGAATCCTGCGTGCGCATATAATAGTGCGCACGCAAAATCCCCTGTTCTTCTGACGTTAACGATGCATTTGTTCCCAGCTTTTTCAAACGATCCTGACTGATGTGGTAAAGACTTAAGGCGCCGGCCACCGAGATATTAAAACTCTGCACAAAGCCCGTCATCGGAATGATAATGGTCTCATCGGCCGCCGCGATCATCTCTGGCGAGACGCCGTCTTTTTCATTGCCGAGAACCACAGCCACCTTGCCGGAAAAATCAATTTCATGCAGAGGCTTTGCTTTCGCATCCAAATGAGTCACACAGATTTTATAGCCTTGTTCTTTCAAGGTCTTCACGCAGTCGGAGGTTTTTTTCCATTTCTGCACCTCAACCCACTTGTCTGCACCTTGCGTGACCCGATTGGCTTCTTTGAACTTTTCCTGAGTTTCAATGACGTGGAAGTTGCCAAAGCCCAAGCCTTCCGCACTTCGCATCACCGCCGAAATATTGCCGCGGTCGTAAATGCCTTCCAAAACCACAGCGGTATCGAAGTTTCTTAAAGAGACCACGCGCTCAATTTTCTGGCGACGTTCGTCGGTCAGCAAAGGCCCGATTTTCTCAAGCACCAATTGATAATGAACTTTCAAATGAGCATTGATATCCAGCTCGGGCCCGTATGGAAACATGAAACCTACTTGTGCAAGAACTCAGGATTTTTAGCCAAATCACGAGTGATATTTTTTTGGTGCGCCTCAATAGTTCCGCCGCCGATTTCCAGAAGTTTGGCGTCTCTCCAAAGTCTTTCCACGACGTATTCACCGACGTAGCCGTAACCACCTAGAACCTGGATCGCGCGATCCGCCACATTCTTACCCATGGTTGTCGCCACCAGCTTCACACCGTCTGAGTCCAGACGATTGCCTTCTTTATTCAAATCCATGCGGCGAGCGGTTTCATAAACATAAGCACGGGCCGCTTTGTACTCGGCATAACTGTCAGCAACGTAGCGCTGAATCTGTCCAAAGAAATTCAAGGATTTTCCGAAAGCTTCGCGCTCTTGGGCATAACGATTCATGATTTCAATAGAGCGACGAGCAATGCCTAGGCTCATCGCGGCCAAAGTCAGACGTTCCAGCTCTAGGTTACGCATCATGTGCAACATCGAGTCCCCTTCGTGTCCGATAAGAGCCGAAGCAGGAACCTGACAGTCTTGGAACACAAGCTCAGCAGTGTTAGATCCGCGCATGCCCAATTTGTCTTTGATTTTTTGTCCTACCTGAAAACCTGTATGATCTTTTTCAACCAGGAAAGTGGATATTTGTGCCCGTCCATTTTTTTCGCCGGTCTTAGCATAGACCAGAGTCAAATCACAAGGCGTGTTGTTTTCATCGATCGTGCCATTCGTGATCCACATTTTACGACCATTTAAAACATAGCCATTGGCGTTTTTTTCCGCGCGGGTTTGCATGCCCAAAACATCCGTGCCGACAGCAGGTTCTGACATCGACATTGAACCCACCCATTCACCCGAGCACAGCTTCGGCAGAACACGAGCGCGCTGTTCATCGCTGCCGTTCACCGCAATGTTATTCACACAAAGCATTGAGTGCGCCAAATAAGCCAAACAAAAACCTGGATCGGAGGCCGACAATTCCTCATGAACGATCACCGCGGCTGTCGCATCCATTCCGGCTCCACCAAATTGCTCAGGGACCGTAATACCCAAAAGTCCCAGCTCACCGACTTTTTTGAAAAGAGGCAGATTGAATTTTTCACTGCGATCGAACTCGTGCGCCTGTGGCTCAACTTCCGCTTCGGTGAAAGCTTTCACGGTTTCGCGCAACATCGCGTGTTCTGGTGTCGGATTGTAAAGATCAAACTCTTTCCAATTGAAAGACATGGCAACTCCTTGGACTTCAGGAAGAACGTTTATTCAACGCAGGAATCTATTGAGAGACGCTTCGATGGGCAAGGTTTTGACCCTGTTAATGCATTGTGTCTGGACCGATAACGCCAGAGAAGACATAAGTAAATAACTTAAATCATTTTCAGCCTAGGAGGTCGCCATGCAGAAAGTCACCTACACCCGTCTTATTGTCTCCTGGCTGACCGTTTTGTGTTTTTATATCTTTGGTTCAGCTTGGTTGAGCAATCTCGGTTCTCCGGTGATTCTGACGGGTTTGTTTTTGTGGCTGTTCATTGTCATTCTGTGGTCCGCCTTCGGGGTGGTTCATGAGGCTGAGGAATTGGCCGCTTTATTAGGCGAGCCGCACGGAACCCTTATTCTAACACTTTCCATCGTCATTATTGAAGTGGCCTTGGTAGCGGCCGTTATGCTGGGAGCTAAAGCGGCGCCAACCTTGGGTCGCGACACCATGTTCGCGGTCTTGATGATTATCTTAAACGGTGTTGTTGGTCTGGGGCTTTTGATCGGCGGATATAAGTTTCGCGAGCAGTCTTACAACCTTCAGGGGTCGGCCTCTTATCTTTCTGTTCTCATTCCACTCACGACTGTGCCGCTGATTCTGCCTAACTTTACAACTTCCACAGACGGCGGAACATTAACGACTTTGCAGTCTGTGGCTGTCGCACTTTTCACAGTCGTTTTGTATGCGATCTTTCTGATCACCCAAACCGGGCGTCATCGCGCCTTCTATGTCCATCCCGACGCTTTGGAGGCTACGAAAGCCGACCACAGTGACGAAGATGCCGTAGAAATCGCAAAACACACCGTCTTTAAACACACCATTTTATTGCTGCTTAATATTTTACCGATCGTTCTTCTTTCCAAAAGTCTTGCGAAAATCCTGGATCACGGCATCAATTATCTGGAACTGCCGGCCGCTCTTGGAGGTGTGGTTGTTGCGGCTATCGTCTTTACATCAGAGGCCATCAGTTCACTGAAGGCAGTCGCTCGCAATGATTTACAACGTGCGATCAATCTGTGTCTGGGATCTGCCGCTTCCACCGTCGGCCTTACGGTTCCCGCCGTTTTAATCATCGGTTTGATCACGGGACAACCCGTTGTCTTGGGTCTCAAACCGACCGAAATGACGCTTCTTGCGATCACTTTGTTACTAAGCACTCTCACATTTTCGAATAAACGAACGACGTTGCTTGAGGGCGCCGTGCATCTCACGGTATTCTTCGTCTACATCACTTTGGTATTCAGTCCCTAGGGAGTCCGTCAAATGAAAGCAGCCATCTTCGGTATCGGCACAGAACTTACTGATGGTCAGATCGTCAATAAAAACGCCGCTTGGATTTCCAAGCAATTAAAACATCTGGGTTTGATGACTCAGGCCCATCTTGTGGTGCCTGATGATCGCAAGTTGATGCGTGAAGGTTTAGAGTTTTGCGCGACTAAAGCCGATCTGCTTTTTCTGACCGGGGGCCTGGGACCGACCTCGGACGATTTCACTCGTGAGATTGTCACGGAATGGGCTGGTGTGCCGCTGAAATTTGACGAGGCCTCGTGGCAACATGTGACTGAACGACTGACGTCACGTGGGTATGTGGTCAAAGAAATTCAGAAACAGCAATGTTATTTCCCAGAAGGCAGTAAAGTTCTAAAAAATGCCCAAGGCACAGCCAATGCTTTTTATCTGGAAGCCCACGGCAAAAAAGTTTTCGTCTTGCCAGGACCTCCACGAGAAATCGAATCCGTTTGGAATGATTATGTTGCGGAATGGTTGAAGCAACACACACAGCACCTGGATCCTTTTGTCACGCGCATGTGGGATACTCTTGGTGTGGGTGAATCCGACGTCGCGGTCATTGTTGAAGACGTTTTAAAAAATGTCTCTGTCGAAAAAGGCTATCGCGTCCATCTGCCTTACGTGGAAGTGAAGCTCTCTTACTTCAAATCCCAGGAACAAGACATGGCCGCCGCCGTCGATACACTGACAGAGGCCTTGCACTTTTGCACCATCACCCGGGACGCCGAAGACGTCGCCGAAGTCTTTGCCCAAAAGTTGAAAGAGGTGAACTCTTTGTGTTTGATCGACGAGGTCACCGGGCAATTTCTGATGAATCGTTTGATGCCCGTTTTACGCACCTACATGACGGATAAATTCTGGAGTTTTTCCAAATCAAAAGACGTCAAAAGCCCGGCGGATCTACACCTGCATATCATTCCCAAAGATGAACACAGTTGCGAAGTCAGTCTGGAATATCGCGGCAGAAAAACAAAGGACTTCATTACGAGTCCTTACACAACGGCCAATATGAGAGAACGACGCCATCAATATTTTGCAGAGATGGCGCTGATTTTCTGGATGAAGAATTTAAGCTAAGATAAAGAAAGATACGCCCAAAGAGAAATGCTGGTTCCGACAAGCCCCAAGGTGCACATGCCAGTAAAGAAAAGCATTTGCAGTTTTTCTTTCTTTAAAACCAGGCTCAGAGCGCCCAGAACCAGACAGATCTGAAAAAACAAGCTGGCCATATCGAAGCGATCACCGGCTTGCCCCAGGGCCGCCAAATGCACTTCCATTTCTTGGGCGCCAATGATCTTTCCTAGCTCGCCATTGACGTCCTGAACCCAATTGTCTTTACCTACGGACTCAGATCCCTTCAGAATTTCATTTTTTTCTTTTTTATAGCGCAGGATTTTTCTATTGAGGTCCGTGATGTGCTGATCTATTCCGGCCGCAGCCCGGGCCTGAATAGCTCCGGCATTTTTCAAACTAAGGAGCAGCGACCTTTCGCCTTCCACCAAAGTTTCTTTGATGCTTTTCGATTGATACCACATATACGCGGCGGCCTTTTCGTTGGTGCCGATGATTTCATCATCACCGTACTTACCCGCGACCAGATCACTCACCGCCATGACCGCTGCAAAGATCGCGATCACAACACCACAACGCATTTCAAAATTCGAATTATTTTCTTCTGTCATAACCAAAGTTGCAAAATACAAAATAAACAGGGGACCATGCGGTCCCCTGTTGTAAGTGCACTATTTATAATGACTTCGCTTTTTTTCGTCAACGTTTCACGTTTATTTTGGCTTGATGTTTAAATTCTTAAACGCATCACCCAGGGAACCGAAGCCCGAAGTTGCAGCCGTGTGTTGTTGCCAACTTGTATCTTCCATTTCTCGAGGCAAACCTAAAGAAATCTTCTTTTCATCGAAAAGAATTTGATCCACCTGAACCGTCACTTCGTCGCCGCGTTTTTTATTTTCAAACTGGCTGGCGTCGACCGAGTCACGCCATTTCGACTTCGGCAAAAGACCCGTCACGCCCGGTGCGATATTCACGAAAAGACCGTAAGTTTCTTTCTTTTCGACTTTCCCCTTAACCACAGTTCCCACCGGGAACTTTTGCGGCACTTGCAACCACGGATTGCCTTCGCCATCCGCCTGTTTCAAGGACAAAGAAATTTTCAGTTTGCCATCCAGCTCTTCCGTTTTCAAAAGTTTGACGGTCACGGGTTGCGCAATCGAAACCACTTCATGCGGATCATTGATCCGAGACCAACCCAGTTCAGAGACATGGATCAAACCTTCAATACCCGGCTCAAGCTCAACGAAGGCGCCGAAGCGTTCAATGCGAACCACTTTTCCATCCAGGATGGCGCCCGGTTGATGTTTAAGCATGAACGTGCCTTCGTTTTCAGCACGCTGAAGTTCTAGCAAGCGACGGCGAGACACCACCATGTTGCGCTTGTCCATTTGCGTGATTAAAAACTCAAATTTCTTGCCGACGTATTCGTTAGCATCTGATGCAAACTTCAAATCAATCTGACTGATGGGGCAGAAGGCCGTTTTACCCTGCACACTGACGCGGAAGCCTCCGTTGCAAGTTTCGGTCACGCGGCCTTCGATAGGAAGTTCCATATCAAAGGCATCTTCCAAAGAGTCCGTCGTGGCATTTTTGGAACCGCGCTTAGAAAGACGGATCTCGCCATTTTTAAAAGCCGTCACCACGCAGTCAATCACGTCACCGACTTTGTATTTTACTTCTTTATTTTCATCCAAAAGATCTTTGGTCAAAATCAAACCATCAACGGGAGTGCCGGTAGATACGAAGGCCTCCTCTTTACCGATGGAAAGAATTTCCCCGCGCACTTCATCACCCACACGAAGCTTACGGTCCAAACCTTTTTCCGATTGTGCAAACAATTCTTCAAAGCTTGCAAAGTCTTTCGACTCTTCAATATCATCACCAAAAATATCTTTTTTATTAGACATAAAATCGTCCTTTATCGCTCTTCTTCGAGAGTCCGAAAGCTTACCCCCGAACTCAAAAAAAACCAACGGCCAAAAGCTTGAAGCGAAGCCCCAAAGCCCCTACCCTAAAGACCTGAGGTCGTTCAAAATGCCTTGAGCGCAAGGCGGAGGGCTTTCCCACAGCGAAGGCGTGCCTCCATCAAGAGCAGCCCACGGTGGTGCCGCAATTGGGGCATCGATAGCACCCACTCGTCAGCACTGTGTCACTGCCACACTCAGGACACTTCATTGTGAAGTCTGGGCGCACCTCGTCGCTCTCTTTCTTCTTCACCTTATGGACGTTCAAAGGCTGGCTTTGTTTGCTACCATCTCGATAAATAGCCACAGCCTTCACCCCCAGCTTCCAGGCAAGGAAATAGATGCGACTGATATCCCCTTCCGAGGCATTATTGGGAAGATTCACCGTTTTGGAAATGGCGCCACTGATAAAAGGCTGAACTGCGGCCATCATTTGCACATGACTTTCCGGAGAAAGCACTCGCTGTCCCACAACCCCCGTCGCACAATCAAAGACCGGGATGTCTTCGATGCGAATCTCGGGACAACCTACAACGGTATTGTGATCCTGCACATATTGCAGAATCGCTGAAATGGCCTCTTTAGAGTACGCCAAGGATTGCAGCGCCGGCTCGACGGACTGATTGACGATCTGCACTTCGCCACCGCCGGAAAGTTTTTTAAACTTAATCAGTGAAAAATCTGGCTCGATGCCCGTGGTATCACAATCCATCAAAAGACCGATCGTCCCGGTTGGCGCAATGACAGTGGCCTGGGCATTTCTAAAACCATGCTTGGTGCCGTTATAGACGACACTCTTCCAAAGATTTTTAACGGCCTTATCCAGCCCCTCTGGCAAGAAGGACCAGGAAATATTTTTTAAGGCCGCTTCGTGCATCTTCATGACTTTAAGCATGGGCGCCCGATTTTTCTTAAAACCGGCAAAAGGTCCTTTGGCGCGCGCCATTTCAGCACTGGTCAAATAAGCGACCCCACTCATCAGCGCGGTGATCGCCCCGGCCCAGGCCCGCCCCTCGTCACTGTCATAGGGAATGCCTTTTCTCATCAAAAGACTGCCGAGATTGGCAAAGCCTAAACCCAACGGGCGATAGTCATGTGAATTCTGAGCGATCTTTTGCGTCGGATAGCTGGAATAGTCGACAAGAATTTCCTGAGCGACAAACAAAGTCCGCGCGGTGTGAATAAAGGATTCAAAATCAAACTGTCCCTGTTCATCCAAAAACTTCACCAGATTGATCGAGGACAGATTGCAAGCGGAGTCATCGAGAAACATGTACTCCGAACAGGGGTTGCTGGAATAAATGTTATCTGTCTTGGGGCACGTATGCCACTTGTTAATGGTGTCATGAAACTGAATTCCCGGATCTGCACAAACCCACGTCGCGTGCGTGATCTTGTTCCACACCTCCGGCGCTGGCATTTCCCGCAGCGCTTTGCCAGTCACGCGAGCTTTGAGCTTCCAAGGTGTTTGCTTCTCTACCGCTTTCATAAAGGCGTCGGTGACACGCACCGAATTGTTGGCGTTTTGTCCCGAGACCGTGCGATAAGCTTCCCCTTCAAATTCCGCACTTAAGCCCGCCGCAATCAACATATGGGCTTTTCTTTCTTCGCGCATTTTCCAGTCGATAAAATCCAAAACCTCAGGATGATCAATATCAACAACCACCATTTTAGCAGCCCGTCGAGTGGTGCCCCCCGACTTGATTGCACCAGCACCCTTATCCAGAACTTCCAGGAAAGACAAGAGTCCCGAACTCATCCCACCAGCGCTAGTCAGCTCATAACGACTGCGAATTTTTGAAAAATTACTGCCAGTCCCCGAGCCGTACTTAAACAGCTTGGCTTCGGTCTTGGCCAAATCAAAAATCCCTTCGATCGAATCATCCACGCTTTGAATAAAACAAGCAGAACACTGCGGGCGCTCGTAGGCGTTATGCGTGGCTTGAATTCTTTTTTTCTTTTCGTCCCACGCGAAGTGCTCACTGGGAGAATTGATTTTGTAGGACTCCCAAAGACCGGCGTTGAACCACACGGGGCTATTAAAAGCACCTCTTTGCGAAAGAAGAATGTACTTCAGTTCCTTAGCGAAGATATCGGCGTCTTTTTTATGACGGAAATAACCGCCCTGCTTTAACGCCGAAGCGGCAACGGCTTTGGTGACACGGTTGACCAGCTGACGAACAGAGTTTTCGTGCTTGGTTTTGGGAACGCCGACTTTACGAAAATATTTACTGGCCCCGATATCAATCGCCAGTTGCGACCAGGCTTCGGGAGCTTCAACATTTTTCATCTGAAAGAAGACATCGCCCTGACGATTGCGAATTTGCGAATCGACTTTCTTCCATCGAAACATTGATTCGGGATTTTTTCCGGGCGCCACAAAATACGCGGGACTATGTAAAGGGGCTTTTTTCATTCCAATATCGTAACGCTTCTTGTTTCTTACGCCAAGCCATCGAAATGACGAAAGTGAACTGGGACATTCGACCAGTCGGGGTTAAAGTGGCCGCAGTGACACCCTCGAACTCAATGCGTACAAAGTGCCTCAATACGCCAAAGAAACGGCTTGACGCCCCCCTTTGGGCAGGATTAGCTCTTTTCCATGGAATTAAGCTCAGAACGCCCTATGGGAACCAGTTTGCAAAACGATAAGCCCATCTATCTTGATTACAATGCCACAACTCCCGTGGACCCGCAGGTCTTTCACGCGATGGAACCTTACTTTAAAGAGTTCTTCGGTAATCCCGCCAGCGCCGCCCATCAATGGGGTTGGATCGCGGAAAACGCCGTGACAAAAGCGCGAGGACAAGTGGCTGCGCTGATCGGCGCAAAACCCATGGAAATCTTTTTCACAAGTGGTGCGACCGAGGCCAACAACTGGGCGATCTTTGGGCTTCTTTCTAAAATCCGCGAAGAAAACCCGACAGAGCCGATCCATTTTATCACGAGCAATGTCGAACACAGCTCGATCATGAAGGCGATGGCTGCCGTGGAAAAAATGGGCGTGGAAGTGGACTTCCTGCCAGTGAACTCGTTCGGTTTAGTCGAAATTGAAACCCTTCGCAAAGCGATCAAGCCCCACACAAAGCTTATGAGCTTTATTTGGGTGAATAACGAAATCGGATCGATCAACCCGATGGGCGAGATCGCAAAAATAGCGAAGGAAAATAAAATTTACCTGCACACTGATGCCACCCAAGCGGCCGGAAAAATTCCTATGAATGTGACGGAACTGGGCATCGACCTGATGTCTTTTTCGGGGCATAAAATTTATGGTCCTAAAGGTGTGGGCGCTCTTTACATCCGCAGCAAAGACCCCAAGGTGCAGATAAATCCTTTACTTCATGGCGGTGGCCAAGAGCGCGGCTTGCGCTCGGGGTCTCTCAATGTTCCCGGTATTGTCGGCATGGGAATGGCCGCGGAAATCTGTCAAAAGACGATGACGGAAGAATGTCATCGCTTGCAAGGGCTTCGTGATCTTTTCTGGGAAAAGCTTCAGGAAAAAATTCCGGGTGTCCGTCTCAACGGCTCTCCCACGGAGCGCGCTTCGAATCTTCTCAACATCACTCTGCCTAACTACAAAACGGAAGCTTTGTTGCCACGCTTGCAGAAACTGGGCGTGAGCACCGGCTCCGCTTGCGGTACAGGCGCCACGGTGGTGAGCCATGTTTTGCGAGCAATAGGTCTTTCCGTGGATGACGTTCAATGCTCGCTTCGTCTGAGCTTAGGACGATGGAGTACCGAAGACGAGGTTCTTCGGGCCGTGGCGATTCTTAAAAACTCCCTACAAAGATAAAATCAAGTAAAAACAATAACTTAAGGTGCCGCCCTGAAGGCCATTTTCAGACCTCCTCAGGGCTTGACACTTATGTTATACTTCCAGGGTAGTATTTTTGAGGTAGAAGGAGTTCCCCATGATCCGAATTTCGCCAGAAGCCGCTCATAAATTGGCTTCCCTAAAAAAAGAAGAAGGAAAAGATGATTCCGCTTTTTTGCGCGTTGAGGTGAAAAAAGGCGGCTGC
Encoded here:
- a CDS encoding tyrosine-protein phosphatase; translated protein: MKITSLMLSLLLLSSCAEKSLQSGGGDSEITPAPKSSFFMTKPQPTEPVELVFDKKYAGGSAVNYRKNEDLRISGSATLDPKALRQVGKPVKKNKSSLYVFDLRQESHGLINDTPVTWQADRDWANADLNHDEAVRRERRLLGDLRVGEKVAGTLIKSIETEESMVRSAGHQYVRLTVTDHVRPVDSEVDRFIEAFRVLPENSWVHFHCRAGKGRTTTFMVLYDMLINARYVSFDDIVERNKKLSNDYDVLAVGDPKDWKYPYQKERAEFVRQFYEYAKANPRGEKQLWSEWVK
- a CDS encoding RNA methyltransferase, yielding MFPYGPELDINAHLKVHYQLVLEKIGPLLTDERRQKIERVVSLRNFDTAVVLEGIYDRGNISAVMRSAEGLGFGNFHVIETQEKFKEANRVTQGADKWVEVQKWKKTSDCVKTLKEQGYKICVTHLDAKAKPLHEIDFSGKVAVVLGNEKDGVSPEMIAAADETIIIPMTGFVQSFNISVAGALSLYHISQDRLKKLGTNASLTSEEQGILRAHYYMRTQDSAVQYLQELFDRGTLQA
- a CDS encoding acyl-CoA dehydrogenase family protein, which translates into the protein MSFNWKEFDLYNPTPEHAMLRETVKAFTEAEVEPQAHEFDRSEKFNLPLFKKVGELGLLGITVPEQFGGAGMDATAAVIVHEELSASDPGFCLAYLAHSMLCVNNIAVNGSDEQRARVLPKLCSGEWVGSMSMSEPAVGTDVLGMQTRAEKNANGYVLNGRKMWITNGTIDENNTPCDLTLVYAKTGEKNGRAQISTFLVEKDHTGFQVGQKIKDKLGMRGSNTAELVFQDCQVPASALIGHEGDSMLHMMRNLELERLTLAAMSLGIARRSIEIMNRYAQEREAFGKSLNFFGQIQRYVADSYAEYKAARAYVYETARRMDLNKEGNRLDSDGVKLVATTMGKNVADRAIQVLGGYGYVGEYVVERLWRDAKLLEIGGGTIEAHQKNITRDLAKNPEFLHK
- a CDS encoding calcium:proton antiporter translates to MQKVTYTRLIVSWLTVLCFYIFGSAWLSNLGSPVILTGLFLWLFIVILWSAFGVVHEAEELAALLGEPHGTLILTLSIVIIEVALVAAVMLGAKAAPTLGRDTMFAVLMIILNGVVGLGLLIGGYKFREQSYNLQGSASYLSVLIPLTTVPLILPNFTTSTDGGTLTTLQSVAVALFTVVLYAIFLITQTGRHRAFYVHPDALEATKADHSDEDAVEIAKHTVFKHTILLLLNILPIVLLSKSLAKILDHGINYLELPAALGGVVVAAIVFTSEAISSLKAVARNDLQRAINLCLGSAASTVGLTVPAVLIIGLITGQPVVLGLKPTEMTLLAITLLLSTLTFSNKRTTLLEGAVHLTVFFVYITLVFSP
- a CDS encoding competence/damage-inducible protein A → MKAAIFGIGTELTDGQIVNKNAAWISKQLKHLGLMTQAHLVVPDDRKLMREGLEFCATKADLLFLTGGLGPTSDDFTREIVTEWAGVPLKFDEASWQHVTERLTSRGYVVKEIQKQQCYFPEGSKVLKNAQGTANAFYLEAHGKKVFVLPGPPREIESVWNDYVAEWLKQHTQHLDPFVTRMWDTLGVGESDVAVIVEDVLKNVSVEKGYRVHLPYVEVKLSYFKSQEQDMAAAVDTLTEALHFCTITRDAEDVAEVFAQKLKEVNSLCLIDEVTGQFLMNRLMPVLRTYMTDKFWSFSKSKDVKSPADLHLHIIPKDEHSCEVSLEYRGRKTKDFITSPYTTANMRERRHQYFAEMALIFWMKNLS
- a CDS encoding DUF4337 domain-containing protein, coding for MTEENNSNFEMRCGVVIAIFAAVMAVSDLVAGKYGDDEIIGTNEKAAAYMWYQSKSIKETLVEGERSLLLSLKNAGAIQARAAAGIDQHITDLNRKILRYKKEKNEILKGSESVGKDNWVQDVNGELGKIIGAQEMEVHLAALGQAGDRFDMASLFFQICLVLGALSLVLKKEKLQMLFFTGMCTLGLVGTSISLWAYLSLS
- a CDS encoding S1 RNA-binding domain-containing protein; translated protein: MSNKKDIFGDDIEESKDFASFEELFAQSEKGLDRKLRVGDEVRGEILSIGKEEAFVSTGTPVDGLILTKDLLDENKEVKYKVGDVIDCVVTAFKNGEIRLSKRGSKNATTDSLEDAFDMELPIEGRVTETCNGGFRVSVQGKTAFCPISQIDLKFASDANEYVGKKFEFLITQMDKRNMVVSRRRLLELQRAENEGTFMLKHQPGAILDGKVVRIERFGAFVELEPGIEGLIHVSELGWSRINDPHEVVSIAQPVTVKLLKTEELDGKLKISLSLKQADGEGNPWLQVPQKFPVGTVVKGKVEKKETYGLFVNIAPGVTGLLPKSKWRDSVDASQFENKKRGDEVTVQVDQILFDEKKISLGLPREMEDTSWQQHTAATSGFGSLGDAFKNLNIKPK